A region from the Algoriphagus machipongonensis genome encodes:
- a CDS encoding single-stranded DNA-binding protein has translation MAGVNKVILLGNLGADPEVKYLEGEKVVANLRLATTESYKDRSGNRVDQTEWHDLEMWDGQAKIAEQYLRKGSQIYVEGKIKSDTWQDENGQNRKRMRIRVNSFTMLGGKPEGNNPSPAPMNNPQSKPAPAPSNTGNKPLDEGEDDLPF, from the coding sequence ATGGCAGGAGTAAACAAAGTGATTCTTCTTGGAAATCTCGGAGCAGATCCAGAAGTAAAATACCTAGAAGGAGAGAAAGTTGTGGCAAATTTGCGATTGGCTACTACCGAATCATATAAAGACAGAAGTGGAAACAGGGTAGATCAAACCGAATGGCATGATCTTGAAATGTGGGATGGTCAAGCAAAAATAGCTGAACAATATTTGAGAAAAGGATCTCAGATTTATGTAGAAGGCAAGATCAAATCCGATACTTGGCAAGATGAAAATGGCCAAAACAGAAAAAGAATGCGGATTCGTGTCAATAGCTTCACCATGCTCGGTGGCAAACCTGAAGGAAACAATCCTTCACCTGCACCTATGAACAACCCGCAATCCAAACCAGCGCCAGCGCCATCCAATACTGGTAATAAGCCATTGGATGAAGGTGAGGACGATCTACCATTTTAA
- a CDS encoding tetratricopeptide repeat protein: MKKTILTLAVIFMWINLVSANDPAYEKAMNKQIQAMETIQTIDESQRIYNTFLRISEAHPEEWLPLYYAGLLQIESAFRFDVEKDQAFDQALKYIEKAKNISPENSELTALEGYALMGKISLDPASRGQELSPRAMQLFGKAINQDKENPRAVTLMAQMELGMSQFFGSGPEKACGMARMALDLYTKEAAKITDSYILPTWGKRNADEIVKLCQ, encoded by the coding sequence ATGAAAAAAACTATCCTAACTCTCGCAGTAATCTTTATGTGGATAAACTTAGTATCTGCAAATGATCCGGCCTACGAAAAAGCAATGAACAAGCAAATTCAGGCTATGGAAACCATCCAAACTATAGATGAGTCTCAAAGAATTTACAACACATTTTTAAGAATCTCTGAAGCTCATCCTGAAGAATGGCTACCTCTTTATTATGCGGGATTGCTTCAGATTGAATCCGCTTTCCGATTTGATGTGGAAAAAGACCAAGCTTTTGACCAGGCATTGAAATACATCGAAAAAGCGAAGAATATTTCTCCCGAAAACTCGGAACTTACTGCACTGGAAGGCTATGCTTTGATGGGTAAAATAAGTCTGGACCCTGCTTCCCGAGGCCAAGAACTTAGCCCAAGAGCGATGCAATTATTTGGTAAAGCAATCAATCAGGACAAAGAAAATCCAAGAGCAGTCACTTTGATGGCACAAATGGAATTAGGCATGTCACAGTTTTTTGGTTCAGGACCCGAAAAAGCCTGTGGAATGGCTAGAATGGCATTAGATCTTTATACTAAAGAAGCAGCTAAAATCACGGATTCATACATTTTACCTACTTGGGGTAAAAGAAATGCAGATGAAATTGTAAAACTCTGCCAATAA
- a CDS encoding LytR/AlgR family response regulator transcription factor produces the protein MRILIIEDEKPAANLLIKRILPHFPDAEIFGNLDSITASINWLESHPKPDLIFCDIQLSDGDSFEIFKNVTISTPIIFTTAFDQYAIQAFQVNAIDYLLKPIDPEDLARAVEKFKANQIQSTLELSMLKDLLTPKKTSYKTRFLVKFGDKIQSIPVEQSSYFLSEERVTFLVTKEGKKYVLEYTLEQTESLVDPFKFFRLNRKYLISNEAIDSIHSYSNSRLKVKLKKCDDSDILVSRDKVADFKKWLDQ, from the coding sequence ATGAGAATTTTAATTATTGAAGACGAGAAACCAGCAGCAAATTTGCTAATCAAGCGAATCTTACCGCATTTTCCTGATGCCGAGATTTTTGGGAATTTAGATAGCATAACTGCTAGCATTAATTGGCTAGAAAGTCATCCAAAGCCAGATCTAATCTTTTGTGACATACAGTTATCGGATGGAGACAGCTTTGAGATTTTTAAAAATGTTACTATCTCCACACCTATTATTTTTACAACCGCTTTTGATCAATATGCTATTCAGGCATTTCAAGTCAATGCAATTGATTACTTATTGAAGCCGATAGATCCAGAGGACCTAGCCAGGGCTGTAGAAAAATTCAAAGCCAACCAAATTCAATCTACGCTAGAATTGAGTATGCTGAAGGACTTGCTTACTCCCAAAAAAACTAGCTATAAGACGAGATTTCTGGTCAAGTTTGGAGATAAAATCCAAAGCATCCCAGTAGAGCAATCTTCCTATTTTCTAAGTGAGGAAAGAGTAACTTTTCTCGTCACAAAGGAAGGGAAAAAGTATGTATTAGAGTATACTTTGGAGCAAACAGAATCTCTTGTCGATCCATTTAAGTTCTTCCGACTCAACCGAAAATACCTTATTTCAAATGAGGCAATTGATTCCATACATTCTTATTCCAATAGCAGATTAAAAGTGAAATTGAAGAAATGCGATGATTCTGATATTTTAGTAAGTAGAGATAAGGTAGCAGACTTTAAAAAATGGTTAGATCAATAG
- a CDS encoding TonB-dependent receptor has translation MKSQLYLTALFFFIHLGVFSQTLISGKVLDEKNLPLPGVNVFIKGSYDGATSDQEGYFEFETEEAGDKTLVYQFLGFKSQELPIKCESDPIQTENVSLTELITEMNAVTISAGAMQASDASKAVVLKPLDIVTTPSAMGDIIGAFQTLPGTSTVGNDGRLFVRGGDASEVGIYIDGLRVGNAYGSTAGNVPTRTRFNPNLFKGTFFSTGGYSAEYGQALSSALALNTKDISPRSQGDLSVLSLGGGYSHTLSSDKQSITMSANFFDLDPYQDLVKQNIDWERGPHSWDLEVSTQKKLAKGGLLKVMARTESGGMELWQKQPGKEGRGVFIDLKNKYTFAQTNWKKAYDNGWTLFSGIAYSSNQDDTFYDSVNFQTSSKLIHAKFTGIKDFNDRISANSGIEYFQNDYSEGISEANMERDYVDNQIYAFSEWDFYLSKKLVFRGGFRAGSSSLNQEYWVDPRASFAYQVSENAQISLAGGTFSQAPTENLRVLNQKLENVESKHLILNYLYGNNGRTIRAEAFYKSYEGLVTFEGQPMNPINPINEGNGFAKGFDVFYRDSRSIKNTDFWVTYSFVDSERQFDQYSTQVQPAFAPKHNFSVVAKHMFQNLKSQLGMSYSMNDGYAYTDPNQPGEMNSKTKAFENLSLSWSYLPKPNLIIHFAVSNVLGRENVFGYQYSQTPNPSGVFESLPSGQAAPRFILLGVFLTLSKDKTANNLNNL, from the coding sequence ATGAAAAGCCAACTTTATTTAACTGCCTTATTTTTCTTTATCCACTTAGGGGTTTTTTCTCAAACACTTATTTCCGGAAAAGTTCTCGATGAGAAAAACCTTCCTTTACCCGGTGTCAACGTCTTTATTAAAGGAAGCTATGATGGAGCCACTTCAGATCAAGAGGGATATTTTGAATTCGAAACTGAAGAAGCTGGAGATAAAACTCTTGTCTATCAATTTTTGGGATTCAAATCTCAAGAGCTACCTATTAAATGTGAATCTGATCCTATCCAAACTGAAAATGTCTCCCTGACAGAACTGATTACAGAGATGAATGCAGTCACCATCTCTGCCGGAGCAATGCAGGCCTCAGATGCTTCCAAAGCAGTGGTTCTTAAACCTCTTGACATTGTCACCACACCTAGTGCCATGGGCGATATCATTGGAGCCTTTCAAACCTTACCTGGAACAAGTACTGTAGGAAACGATGGTAGACTATTTGTCAGAGGGGGAGATGCTAGCGAAGTAGGCATTTATATCGATGGATTGAGAGTAGGAAATGCCTATGGTTCCACTGCCGGAAATGTACCCACGAGAACGCGTTTCAACCCTAACCTTTTTAAAGGAACATTCTTCTCCACAGGAGGATATTCTGCAGAATATGGTCAAGCTCTTTCTTCTGCATTGGCACTCAACACCAAAGACATCTCTCCCAGAAGTCAAGGAGACTTAAGTGTTTTATCTCTAGGAGGTGGTTATTCGCATACTCTCTCTTCCGATAAACAAAGTATTACGATGAGTGCTAATTTCTTTGACCTTGACCCTTATCAGGATCTTGTTAAGCAAAACATCGATTGGGAAAGAGGTCCACATAGCTGGGACTTGGAAGTGTCAACACAGAAAAAATTGGCAAAAGGTGGTTTGCTAAAAGTCATGGCAAGAACTGAATCTGGGGGAATGGAGCTTTGGCAAAAACAGCCTGGAAAAGAAGGGCGAGGAGTCTTTATAGATTTAAAAAACAAATACACATTTGCTCAGACCAATTGGAAAAAAGCCTACGATAACGGTTGGACGCTATTTTCAGGAATCGCCTATTCCAGCAATCAAGATGATACTTTTTATGATTCAGTCAACTTTCAAACATCCAGTAAACTTATCCACGCAAAGTTCACAGGAATCAAAGATTTCAATGATCGTATCTCTGCCAATTCTGGAATCGAATATTTCCAAAATGATTACAGCGAAGGCATCAGCGAGGCCAACATGGAAAGAGACTATGTTGACAACCAGATCTATGCATTTTCCGAATGGGACTTTTACTTAAGTAAAAAACTGGTTTTCAGAGGTGGTTTTAGAGCGGGAAGTAGCTCTCTAAATCAGGAGTATTGGGTAGACCCAAGAGCTTCATTCGCCTATCAGGTTTCAGAAAATGCTCAAATTTCTTTAGCTGGAGGTACATTTTCCCAAGCTCCCACAGAAAACTTGAGAGTACTCAATCAAAAACTAGAAAATGTAGAGTCCAAGCACTTGATTTTAAACTACCTCTACGGAAATAATGGTCGAACTATTAGAGCTGAGGCCTTCTATAAGTCCTATGAAGGCTTAGTAACCTTTGAAGGCCAACCGATGAACCCTATTAATCCTATCAATGAGGGAAATGGGTTTGCCAAAGGATTTGATGTGTTTTACAGAGACAGTAGATCTATCAAAAACACGGACTTTTGGGTTACCTACAGCTTTGTAGATAGCGAGCGTCAATTTGACCAATACAGCACTCAGGTTCAGCCGGCATTTGCTCCCAAGCACAATTTCTCCGTAGTGGCCAAGCATATGTTCCAAAATTTAAAATCTCAATTGGGAATGAGCTACTCCATGAATGATGGCTATGCCTATACAGACCCAAATCAACCAGGAGAAATGAATTCTAAAACCAAGGCTTTCGAGAACCTAAGTCTTAGCTGGAGCTACCTCCCAAAACCAAATCTGATTATTCACTTCGCAGTGAGCAATGTCTTGGGACGGGAAAATGTATTCGGGTATCAATATTCACAAACCCCAAATCCATCAGGAGTTTTTGAATCTCTTCCTTCTGGACAAGCTGCCCCAAGATTCATCCTTTTGGGCGTTTTCTTGACCCTTTCTAAAGACAAAACAGCAAATAATTTAAACAACCTTTAA
- a CDS encoding sensor histidine kinase, translating to MSNILKSGLTFNTDRAWSSFSILRFIGVQMVIATIILIFVCPSCWMTWEGIINLIPDFLISFTFSSVLSFGGNFVDSYFDKRISWIDKPRKRLFLTVITYMSYSFVASYILILLMTLIGGQIQLDNIPWLELISYTQMPMTAALIFMSLFTTWSWLGEWRKSAIETEQLKSEKLASQYQGLKDQLNPHFLFNSLNTLSGLVYEDADRSAAFIQKLSRIYRYVLEVQKEELVTLEQEISFAKNYLELQKIRFEESLQFKIDLSSQTGFLPPLSLQLLLENAIKHNIVSQEFPLFIHIYEKENILWVSNSFQPKSGQSETSSGVGLKNIELRYQLISDKSPEIIQTKNEFLVSLPILSIST from the coding sequence ATGTCAAATATTTTAAAGTCCGGCTTAACATTTAATACCGATAGAGCTTGGTCAAGTTTTAGTATTCTTCGATTTATAGGAGTTCAAATGGTCATTGCGACCATCATACTCATTTTTGTTTGTCCAAGCTGCTGGATGACCTGGGAGGGTATAATAAATCTAATCCCTGATTTTCTGATTTCCTTTACTTTTTCCTCTGTTCTAAGCTTTGGAGGCAATTTCGTTGACTCCTACTTTGATAAAAGAATTTCCTGGATAGATAAGCCAAGAAAAAGGCTATTCCTTACTGTGATCACTTACATGAGTTATTCATTTGTGGCTTCCTATATCCTAATATTACTAATGACACTGATAGGAGGCCAAATTCAACTCGACAATATCCCCTGGCTAGAATTAATATCCTATACTCAAATGCCCATGACTGCTGCTTTAATATTCATGAGCTTATTTACCACTTGGTCATGGCTGGGAGAATGGAGGAAATCTGCCATCGAGACAGAACAACTTAAATCTGAAAAACTAGCTTCCCAATATCAAGGGCTCAAAGATCAACTCAATCCACATTTTCTTTTCAATTCCCTCAATACACTTTCAGGTCTAGTTTATGAAGATGCTGATCGATCTGCAGCTTTCATCCAAAAACTATCTAGGATTTACCGCTATGTTTTAGAGGTACAAAAGGAAGAACTTGTCACTTTGGAACAGGAAATTTCATTTGCAAAGAACTATTTAGAGCTACAAAAAATCAGGTTTGAGGAAAGTCTACAGTTTAAAATTGACCTCTCTAGTCAAACAGGGTTTCTTCCCCCTCTTTCCCTTCAGCTACTGCTTGAAAATGCGATTAAGCACAATATTGTAAGTCAGGAATTTCCCTTATTTATCCACATCTATGAAAAGGAAAATATTCTTTGGGTAAGTAATTCTTTTCAACCCAAATCAGGGCAATCTGAAACTTCCTCAGGAGTAGGTTTAAAAAACATAGAACTTCGCTACCAACTGATATCAGATAAATCACCCGAAATAATTCAAACGAAGAATGAGTTTTTGGTGAGTCTTCCCATTCTTTCTATATCCACATGA
- a CDS encoding HU family DNA-binding protein, with amino-acid sequence MTKAEVITKISDKTGIQKDDVTQTVEAFFKVVKDSMSEGENIYVRGFGSFINKKRAKKIARNISKNTAIVIDEHYIPAFKPSKVFVEKIKNSKKIKELAPQD; translated from the coding sequence GTGACAAAAGCAGAAGTAATCACTAAGATTTCAGACAAAACAGGTATCCAGAAGGATGATGTTACACAAACCGTAGAAGCGTTCTTCAAAGTAGTGAAGGACTCAATGTCTGAGGGAGAAAACATCTACGTGAGAGGTTTTGGTAGCTTTATCAATAAGAAAAGAGCTAAGAAAATCGCCCGAAACATTTCCAAAAACACAGCGATCGTGATTGACGAGCACTACATTCCGGCTTTCAAGCCTTCTAAAGTGTTTGTTGAGAAGATCAAGAATAGCAAAAAAATTAAAGAATTGGCTCCTCAGGACTAA
- a CDS encoding M14 family zinc carboxypeptidase — protein sequence MCNFKKTLLTIIMGSFTMITVAQDFLPETLPWNGKSKSLIASPTDPWVTPGELTGLTESPSYEETMAWLEKLDENSPYITMIPIGLSEQGRAIQMLIVSKNQEFTADEIARSKKPLILFQAGIHAGEIDGKDAGMMLLRDINQGEKLELLDEANLLFIPILNVDGHERKSEYGRVNQRGPKIMGWRTNAVNLNLNRDYTKLETAGIKAVAKVINDYDPDLYIDIHVTDGADYQYDVTYGFVETGGYSPEISSWLSTQFKPEVDQALKDHGHIPGPLLFAANGQDFSEGNVAFSFSPRFSHTYGDIRHLPAILIENHSLKPFEQRVLGTYVFLEQAIKSVGDHFESLQNAVESDSDQSMESVVVKYGFRETPADSMEFLGIKSEKITSALTGNEYVSWQAEPITQQVPSILMDRPVSSVPVPKAYWIPSEWKEVIQKMKEHGIQMEVLEEAKELNLEYSTVTDYRMVSQPYEGKMRFQSFDLAKKYRKLTLQPGSVRVKTDQPLGELAVILLEPESVDSFFQWGYFNTILSQTEYMETYVMEPMIQSMLDQDPALKTRFEEELAKDEAFAKSPRRIYRWFYEQTPYIDQNWKVIPVGREW from the coding sequence ATGTGCAACTTCAAAAAAACTCTACTGACCATCATTATGGGGTCATTTACCATGATCACGGTAGCACAAGACTTCCTTCCTGAAACTTTACCATGGAATGGCAAAAGCAAAAGCCTGATTGCAAGTCCCACTGATCCTTGGGTAACCCCAGGAGAACTTACTGGATTAACAGAGTCACCTAGTTATGAGGAAACGATGGCCTGGCTGGAAAAGCTGGATGAAAACTCCCCCTATATCACAATGATTCCTATTGGATTGAGTGAGCAGGGAAGAGCCATCCAGATGCTGATCGTATCCAAAAACCAAGAATTTACTGCTGATGAGATCGCTAGATCAAAGAAGCCCCTGATATTGTTTCAAGCAGGAATTCATGCTGGGGAAATTGATGGTAAAGATGCCGGAATGATGCTATTGAGAGATATAAATCAGGGAGAAAAATTAGAACTCTTAGACGAAGCCAACCTGCTTTTTATCCCAATTCTCAATGTGGATGGACATGAACGAAAAAGTGAATATGGACGTGTCAACCAGCGTGGCCCAAAAATTATGGGCTGGAGGACAAATGCTGTGAACCTTAATTTAAACAGGGATTATACCAAGCTGGAGACGGCTGGAATCAAAGCAGTGGCAAAGGTCATCAACGATTATGACCCAGATTTATACATTGATATCCATGTAACTGACGGAGCAGATTATCAATATGATGTCACTTATGGTTTTGTGGAAACAGGAGGATATTCTCCCGAAATTTCATCTTGGCTATCAACCCAATTTAAACCAGAAGTGGATCAAGCCTTAAAAGACCATGGTCACATTCCTGGCCCACTGCTTTTTGCTGCTAATGGTCAGGATTTTTCTGAGGGAAATGTTGCCTTTTCTTTCAGCCCTCGTTTCTCGCATACCTACGGAGATATCCGACACTTACCCGCTATTTTGATTGAAAACCATTCCTTAAAACCTTTCGAGCAAAGAGTTTTGGGCACTTATGTATTTTTAGAGCAAGCTATTAAGTCAGTTGGAGATCATTTTGAGTCGCTTCAAAATGCCGTTGAATCGGACAGTGATCAATCTATGGAATCAGTGGTTGTAAAATATGGTTTCCGGGAAACCCCTGCAGATTCTATGGAATTTCTGGGTATTAAATCAGAGAAAATCACCTCTGCACTTACAGGAAATGAATATGTTTCTTGGCAGGCAGAACCTATTACCCAGCAAGTACCCAGTATATTGATGGACCGTCCAGTTTCCTCCGTGCCTGTTCCGAAGGCTTATTGGATACCATCAGAATGGAAAGAGGTTATCCAAAAAATGAAAGAACATGGCATTCAAATGGAGGTTTTGGAGGAAGCAAAAGAATTGAACTTAGAGTATTCTACAGTGACTGATTATAGAATGGTGAGTCAACCCTACGAGGGTAAAATGCGCTTCCAGTCTTTTGATCTTGCGAAAAAATATAGAAAACTTACCCTGCAGCCTGGATCGGTTAGAGTAAAAACGGACCAGCCCCTTGGAGAACTTGCAGTAATCTTGTTGGAACCAGAATCGGTTGATAGTTTCTTCCAATGGGGGTATTTCAATACGATTTTGTCCCAAACGGAATACATGGAAACCTATGTGATGGAACCGATGATTCAAAGCATGCTAGATCAGGATCCGGCGCTAAAAACGAGATTTGAGGAAGAGTTGGCAAAAGATGAAGCATTTGCCAAATCACCTCGCAGAATCTACCGATGGTTTTATGAACAAACTCCTTACATAGATCAAAACTGGAAAGTTATTCCGGTTGGTCGAGAGTGGTAA
- a CDS encoding tetratricopeptide repeat protein — MKKTQLILIGVGILAIAGLYALPSVVVDNEGEVDAISQENASVGTADSDAVAMHEAELTPDQQGAVSKLRGQLNQEGAENSKTAVLDSLGGIYQELGKFDSAGYYFALAADESKDLALAEKAGESYYEAFTFALDANKVAYTAEQTQKYLNRVLENDPTRLDLKTKVAMTYVSSSNPMQGITMLREILEQDPQNEDAIFNMGILAIQSGQYKRAAERFEDLIKYHPQNLQGQFYLGVSYFEANQKSKAKAQFESVLEMTEDEMILNSVQGYLDKL; from the coding sequence ATGAAAAAAACTCAGCTCATTCTCATCGGTGTGGGAATCCTCGCTATCGCTGGCTTATATGCATTGCCAAGTGTAGTTGTGGATAATGAAGGGGAAGTAGATGCGATTTCTCAGGAAAACGCTTCTGTTGGAACCGCCGACAGCGATGCTGTCGCCATGCATGAGGCTGAATTAACTCCCGATCAACAAGGAGCTGTATCCAAGTTGAGAGGTCAGTTGAATCAGGAAGGTGCTGAAAATTCAAAAACAGCTGTGTTGGATTCCTTAGGTGGAATCTATCAAGAATTGGGTAAATTTGACAGTGCAGGATATTATTTTGCGCTGGCGGCGGACGAAAGCAAGGATTTAGCACTCGCTGAAAAAGCTGGTGAATCTTATTACGAGGCTTTTACGTTTGCACTGGATGCGAACAAAGTAGCCTACACTGCCGAACAAACCCAGAAGTATTTAAACAGAGTGTTGGAAAACGATCCCACTCGATTGGATTTGAAAACGAAGGTCGCTATGACTTATGTATCATCCTCTAACCCAATGCAGGGCATTACGATGTTGCGAGAAATTCTAGAACAGGATCCTCAAAACGAAGATGCTATATTCAATATGGGTATATTGGCGATACAATCAGGTCAGTATAAGCGAGCGGCGGAGCGATTTGAGGATTTGATTAAATATCACCCTCAGAATCTTCAAGGTCAGTTTTATCTTGGGGTAAGTTATTTTGAAGCCAATCAAAAAAGTAAAGCAAAAGCTCAGTTTGAGTCAGTTTTGGAGATGACAGAGGATGAAATGATCCTCAACAGTGTTCAGGGCTACTTAGACAAGCTATAA
- a CDS encoding Rne/Rng family ribonuclease — protein sequence MSTELLIDSAQSGSRIALLQDKSLVELHSEGMDNQFKVGDIYLGTVRKIVNGLNAAFIDVGYEKDAFLHYQDLGPNFNSLMKFTKMVRNNNYSSYNLKGFENVPEIDKIGKISSILSKNNQVLVQVVKEPISTKGPRLSCELSLPGRYLVLVPFSDSVNVSKKIRSSDERKRLLRLINSIKPANFGVIIRTVAEGQSVTELDKDLRNLLNNWEEGMQKLLKAKSRDKVIGEMSMASSLVRDLLNESFDAITVEEESTYDQIRSYIRSIAPEKEKIVRLYNGKAKLFENFGIEKQIKSLFGQTVSLPQGGYVIIEHTEALHVIDVNSGNKSNQESDQESTALKTNLVAAKEIARQLRLRDMGGIIVVDFIDMRKAENKKVIYEAMKEELKMDRSKHTVLPLSKFGLMQITRQRVRPEVNIVTKETCPACNGTGKIQASILVADKLEKDLEHIATIQNVSQIHIGLHPYLHAYFTTGIISRRVKWFFKYYKWIKLIKDSSLPVTEYRFQDESGEEIELKVKSETE from the coding sequence TTGAGTACGGAATTATTAATTGATTCTGCTCAAAGTGGTAGTCGTATTGCACTCCTTCAAGATAAAAGCTTGGTTGAATTGCATTCCGAAGGAATGGATAACCAATTCAAGGTTGGCGATATTTATTTGGGAACGGTCCGCAAGATCGTCAATGGGCTGAATGCAGCCTTCATTGACGTCGGATATGAGAAAGATGCCTTTCTTCATTATCAGGACCTGGGCCCGAATTTCAACAGCCTGATGAAGTTTACCAAAATGGTACGCAACAACAACTATAGCAGTTATAATTTGAAGGGTTTTGAAAACGTACCTGAAATAGACAAGATTGGGAAGATTTCCTCTATCCTGTCTAAAAATAATCAAGTGTTGGTTCAGGTCGTCAAAGAACCCATCTCCACGAAAGGACCCCGACTATCCTGTGAGCTCTCTCTACCCGGTCGATACCTTGTCCTTGTTCCCTTTTCAGATTCAGTAAATGTCTCTAAAAAGATCAGAAGCAGCGACGAGAGAAAAAGACTTTTAAGGCTAATCAATTCTATCAAACCTGCCAATTTTGGTGTGATTATTCGCACCGTGGCCGAAGGACAGTCAGTTACTGAACTTGACAAAGACCTTCGTAATCTTCTCAACAATTGGGAAGAAGGAATGCAGAAATTGCTTAAAGCCAAAAGCCGCGATAAGGTAATAGGAGAGATGAGTATGGCTTCCTCACTAGTGAGAGACCTCCTCAATGAATCCTTCGATGCAATCACCGTAGAAGAAGAATCAACTTACGATCAGATCAGATCCTACATCAGGTCCATAGCGCCTGAGAAAGAAAAAATTGTCAGGCTTTACAATGGTAAAGCCAAGCTATTTGAAAATTTTGGAATAGAAAAGCAGATCAAAAGCCTGTTTGGTCAGACGGTCAGCCTTCCACAAGGAGGGTATGTGATCATCGAACACACCGAAGCACTTCATGTCATTGATGTGAATAGTGGAAACAAATCCAATCAGGAAAGTGACCAGGAATCAACAGCATTAAAAACCAATCTGGTCGCTGCGAAAGAAATTGCCAGACAGCTCCGCCTCCGAGATATGGGAGGCATCATTGTCGTTGACTTTATAGACATGAGAAAGGCCGAGAATAAAAAGGTCATCTATGAAGCAATGAAAGAGGAGTTGAAGATGGACAGATCCAAGCATACTGTTTTGCCGCTGAGTAAATTTGGACTCATGCAGATCACCCGCCAAAGAGTAAGGCCGGAAGTTAATATTGTTACGAAAGAAACCTGTCCTGCTTGTAATGGAACCGGCAAAATCCAAGCTTCGATCTTGGTGGCCGACAAGCTAGAGAAAGATCTGGAGCATATTGCTACTATCCAAAATGTGAGTCAAATTCACATCGGGCTGCATCCCTATCTGCACGCATACTTTACTACCGGCATTATCAGCCGCAGAGTAAAGTGGTTTTTCAAGTATTACAAATGGATTAAACTGATCAAAGATTCTTCCCTACCAGTGACGGAATACAGATTCCAAGACGAATCTGGAGAGGAAATAGAACTAAAAGTAAAAAGCGAGACTGAATAG
- the mutY gene encoding A/G-specific adenine glycosylase encodes MIYKDSDLQAFSHQILQWYHKNPRELPWRGTQNPYKIWLSEIILQQTRVAQGLPYYEKFLSHYPTVKDLATAPQEEVLRLWQGLGYYSRARNLHACAQHIHFDLGGKFPNNYKDLLLLKGVGSYTASAIASFAFDEPKAVVDGNVFRVMARYFGIDTDIASSKAKGEFEQLGNKIIPQKDPGEYNQAMMDFGSRQCTPQNPDCPSCLLQSSCFAYKHQMVKELPVKIKKIKIRERNLHYYIVKCGEDWVWKKRKSGDIWEGLFDFPVSESEEKEVLKTWESMEAQEIKQYPKKYRHILSHQKLNATFSEIEVPVKNYQKLAEWCQNEGFTLVKEDQIDYLAKPKLIVNFLTDQGI; translated from the coding sequence ATGATATATAAAGACTCTGACCTTCAGGCATTTTCACATCAAATCCTGCAATGGTACCATAAAAATCCAAGAGAATTACCATGGCGTGGAACCCAAAATCCTTATAAAATTTGGCTCTCTGAAATCATCCTTCAGCAGACTCGTGTTGCCCAAGGGTTACCATACTATGAAAAATTTCTATCTCACTACCCAACAGTAAAAGACTTGGCAACGGCACCTCAGGAAGAAGTCTTGAGATTATGGCAAGGACTGGGGTATTATAGCCGAGCGCGCAACCTACACGCTTGTGCTCAGCATATTCATTTTGACCTGGGAGGAAAGTTTCCAAACAACTACAAGGACCTCCTATTATTAAAAGGTGTAGGAAGCTACACCGCCTCTGCCATCGCCAGCTTTGCATTCGATGAGCCAAAAGCAGTGGTCGATGGAAATGTCTTCCGTGTTATGGCTCGTTATTTTGGAATTGACACGGATATTGCCAGCTCCAAAGCCAAAGGAGAGTTTGAGCAATTGGGAAATAAAATAATCCCTCAAAAAGATCCTGGTGAGTACAATCAAGCGATGATGGATTTTGGTTCGAGACAATGTACCCCCCAAAACCCGGACTGCCCATCTTGCCTTCTGCAAAGTTCCTGCTTTGCCTACAAACACCAAATGGTGAAAGAACTTCCGGTGAAAATCAAAAAAATAAAGATTCGGGAAAGGAACCTCCATTATTATATAGTGAAATGTGGAGAAGATTGGGTTTGGAAGAAAAGAAAATCTGGAGATATCTGGGAAGGCCTTTTTGATTTCCCTGTTTCGGAGTCAGAAGAAAAAGAAGTCCTAAAAACTTGGGAATCGATGGAAGCCCAAGAAATAAAACAATACCCAAAAAAATACCGACATATTCTGTCTCATCAGAAATTAAACGCTACTTTTTCTGAAATTGAAGTTCCGGTAAAAAACTACCAAAAACTTGCTGAATGGTGTCAAAATGAAGGTTTTACTCTAGTAAAAGAGGATCAAATTGATTATTTGGCAAAGCCGAAGTTGATCGTCAATTTTTTGACTGATCAAGGGATTTAA